A part of Gemmatimonas groenlandica genomic DNA contains:
- a CDS encoding response regulator, whose amino-acid sequence MNARDSRDRTILIVEDNEDNRAIYGTMLRARGYAVLESTDGESGVATARRECPDLVLMDIGLPIMDGLDATRLLKSDPTTATIPIVVLTAHALRDERQRAQLAGVTGYLVKPVSSDELVAAVERALGGDRSSPPPPDGPQPRG is encoded by the coding sequence GTGAATGCGCGGGACAGCCGAGATCGCACGATCCTGATCGTGGAGGACAACGAGGACAATCGCGCCATCTATGGCACGATGCTTCGGGCGCGCGGGTACGCGGTGCTCGAATCGACCGACGGCGAGAGCGGCGTTGCGACCGCGCGTCGTGAATGCCCCGACCTCGTCCTCATGGATATCGGGCTGCCAATAATGGATGGGTTGGATGCCACGCGCCTGCTCAAGTCTGATCCGACGACGGCGACGATTCCAATCGTGGTGCTGACGGCCCACGCACTCCGCGATGAACGGCAGCGCGCCCAACTGGCGGGCGTGACCGGCTATCTCGTCAAGCCCGTGTCGAGTGACGAGCTCGTCGCGGCCGTCGAGCGTGCGCTCGGCGGAGACAGGTCGTCACCGCCGCCGCCCGACGGCCCGCAACCGCGAGGTTAA
- a CDS encoding sensor histidine kinase, with the protein MISVLLALTLGAFGLLAFTTVLRTATTAAAAQLRTVIAQTAESSNRSGAARLDFIKSIASDSIVARIASAGNDARSVAGDSARMAAMLQRRRLSNDSVTQVTQLVLRRDGGTQVLRGSTPSATDRAWLDVTARLAAERNEAQVSPLFRDGAEHHYWLLTPVQAGGERIGFYAESRRVIASPAVEQQVRALTGYAFSVFFTNAPGVDSREQSPLASATDTTPVWIDLSGRNVPAGFAVPTAGAEFRVTTADGQRLMGHQSPVRGTPWRMVFVVSEASVQKPAMAFLRQMIVVAVLLLLIGTIGAWLVSRRVTRPLMSLADGALTIARGDFTPRAHANGNEDNEFGVLAAAFNRMAVQTGHSYELLATRMRESEALAAELRTRNHLLQVAEQLATDARVASDASRAEAQRANAAKSDFLAMMSHELRTPLSAIAGYAEILQLGVRGDLNPAQRADLARIQANQTHLLHIINDMLDLTQVESGQLVMTLEPLPLPDVIASLEPIVRTLVDERQIEFRIHPAVLEACAIADHERLLQVLVNLVANAVRYTDTGGSVQIGARLSSAHVSIDVIDSGIGIPQDKQELVFEPFVQVDGGMARRTQGTGLGLAISRRFCEAMGGTLTLASEPGIGSTFTVTLARGVVAIPMSRAGTSA; encoded by the coding sequence ATGATCTCGGTGCTCCTCGCGCTGACACTTGGCGCGTTCGGGCTGCTTGCCTTCACGACCGTATTACGCACGGCGACCACGGCAGCGGCCGCTCAGCTCCGCACCGTGATCGCCCAGACCGCTGAATCCTCCAATCGATCGGGAGCAGCGCGACTCGATTTCATCAAATCCATCGCGTCAGACTCGATCGTGGCGCGAATTGCCAGCGCTGGTAACGACGCGCGCTCCGTAGCCGGCGACAGCGCTCGCATGGCGGCGATGCTCCAGCGTCGGCGTCTCTCCAACGACAGTGTCACGCAGGTCACCCAGCTCGTGCTTCGCCGCGACGGCGGGACACAGGTGCTCCGTGGTTCGACGCCAAGCGCGACCGATCGGGCGTGGCTCGACGTTACAGCCCGTCTCGCCGCAGAACGAAACGAAGCGCAGGTGAGTCCGCTCTTCCGCGATGGAGCGGAGCACCACTACTGGCTGCTGACGCCGGTTCAGGCTGGCGGCGAACGCATCGGATTTTACGCCGAATCGCGGCGGGTGATCGCCTCGCCTGCCGTCGAGCAACAAGTGCGGGCACTGACCGGCTACGCATTCTCCGTGTTCTTCACGAACGCGCCGGGCGTGGATTCGCGCGAGCAGTCTCCCCTCGCCTCGGCGACCGACACCACGCCCGTCTGGATTGATCTATCAGGGCGTAACGTGCCAGCGGGATTCGCCGTGCCGACCGCGGGAGCGGAGTTCCGCGTGACGACTGCGGATGGTCAACGCCTGATGGGGCACCAATCGCCAGTCCGAGGCACGCCGTGGCGCATGGTCTTCGTCGTGTCGGAAGCGTCGGTACAGAAGCCCGCGATGGCATTTCTGCGACAGATGATCGTCGTCGCTGTACTGCTGCTGCTCATCGGGACCATCGGTGCGTGGTTGGTGAGCCGGCGCGTGACGCGTCCGCTCATGTCTCTCGCCGACGGCGCACTCACGATCGCCCGCGGCGATTTCACGCCACGCGCTCACGCGAATGGCAATGAAGACAATGAGTTCGGCGTGCTCGCTGCCGCGTTCAATCGTATGGCGGTGCAGACGGGTCACTCCTATGAATTGCTCGCGACGCGAATGCGTGAATCCGAGGCGCTCGCCGCCGAGCTACGCACGCGGAATCACTTACTACAAGTCGCCGAGCAGTTGGCCACGGACGCTCGCGTGGCCAGCGATGCGTCGCGCGCCGAGGCGCAGCGCGCGAACGCCGCCAAGTCGGACTTTCTCGCGATGATGAGTCATGAGTTGCGCACACCGCTGAGCGCCATTGCCGGATACGCCGAAATTCTGCAGCTCGGTGTGCGCGGCGACCTCAACCCCGCCCAGCGCGCGGATCTCGCCCGCATTCAGGCGAATCAGACGCACCTGCTGCATATCATCAACGACATGCTTGATCTCACGCAGGTCGAGTCGGGGCAACTGGTGATGACCCTCGAGCCGCTTCCACTCCCCGACGTGATCGCGAGTCTCGAACCCATCGTTCGTACGCTCGTGGACGAGCGGCAGATCGAGTTTCGAATTCATCCAGCCGTGCTGGAGGCCTGCGCGATCGCCGACCACGAACGCTTGCTGCAGGTACTGGTCAACCTTGTCGCGAATGCGGTGCGGTATACCGATACCGGCGGCTCCGTACAGATCGGCGCCCGGCTTTCCTCCGCGCATGTCTCGATTGACGTCATCGACTCGGGCATCGGCATACCGCAGGACAAACAGGAGCTGGTGTTCGAACCGTTCGTTCAAGTAGACGGTGGCATGGCGCGTCGCACCCAAGGCACGGGACTCGGACTGGCGATCAGTCGCCGCTTCTGCGAAGCCATGGGCGGCACGCTGACGTTGGCCAGCGAACCCGGCATCGGCTCGACCTTCACCGTCACCCTGGCGCGCGGCGTGGTCGCGATTCCGATGAGCCGCGCTGGTACGTCCGCCTGA
- a CDS encoding response regulator, with protein sequence MSGPPPTARLATAHRVLVVDDSLDMLESMSLVLRLLGHEVMTASSGEDALEVIANWQPHIALIDVGMPGMSGYELARRVRAGAAPRQAVLIAVTGWGRDADRARAAAAGFDRHVVKPVDLPRLEALLSEFPVELAPPVAE encoded by the coding sequence ATGAGCGGCCCTCCGCCGACCGCACGCCTCGCCACGGCGCATCGAGTTCTCGTCGTCGATGACAGCTTGGACATGCTTGAGAGCATGTCGCTGGTGTTGCGTTTGCTCGGACACGAGGTGATGACGGCCTCGAGCGGCGAAGATGCGCTCGAGGTGATAGCGAATTGGCAGCCACACATCGCGCTGATCGATGTCGGCATGCCAGGAATGTCTGGGTACGAGCTCGCACGACGCGTACGCGCCGGCGCGGCGCCGCGACAGGCGGTGCTGATCGCCGTCACCGGATGGGGCCGCGACGCTGATCGTGCCCGTGCCGCGGCTGCTGGCTTCGACCGACATGTCGTGAAGCCGGTGGATCTGCCGCGACTAGAGGCCCTGCTCAGTGAATTTCCTGTCGAGCTCGCTCCGCCGGTCGCTGAATAG
- a CDS encoding response regulator translates to MCIDDNVALVDALERRLMLEPGFTQLHRLIDFDDAIGSVARAHPSIVVLDIDLPNGMDALSILGDIVAQVPESRVIILTGHPTAALVAQSMSIGAWGFVSKGVRADRLIESIHRVLRGEAVIELHD, encoded by the coding sequence ATGTGCATCGACGACAATGTTGCATTGGTCGATGCATTGGAGCGGCGGTTGATGCTGGAGCCTGGATTCACGCAACTTCATCGACTGATCGACTTCGACGACGCAATTGGCTCGGTGGCGAGAGCGCATCCCAGTATCGTGGTACTCGACATCGACCTGCCGAATGGGATGGACGCCCTCAGCATATTGGGCGACATCGTCGCGCAGGTCCCGGAATCGCGCGTGATCATCCTCACGGGTCACCCGACCGCGGCACTCGTCGCTCAATCGATGTCCATCGGCGCCTGGGGTTTTGTGAGCAAGGGTGTGCGCGCCGATCGTCTGATCGAGTCCATCCACCGCGTGCTACGCGGCGAAGCCGTCATCGAGTTGCACGACTAG
- a CDS encoding response regulator, translating to MPYQTSSIATRLRIVVADDNRDAAETLALLLELRGHAVVTVNDGDAAIAAFTNDRPDVMILDVGMPRLSGHEACSAIRALPDGDRVLMVALTGWGQTSDRERSRDAGFDAHLVKPVPHEVLLHAIERRPEQSRS from the coding sequence GTGCCGTATCAGACATCATCGATTGCCACCCGTTTACGCATTGTCGTGGCCGACGACAATCGAGACGCTGCAGAAACACTCGCGCTCTTGCTCGAGTTGCGCGGGCACGCAGTGGTTACGGTCAACGATGGTGACGCAGCCATCGCCGCGTTCACGAACGACCGGCCCGATGTCATGATCCTCGACGTCGGAATGCCGAGGCTCAGCGGTCACGAGGCCTGCAGTGCCATTCGCGCGCTGCCGGACGGCGACCGTGTCTTGATGGTTGCTCTGACGGGCTGGGGACAGACGAGCGATCGAGAGCGGTCGCGTGACGCCGGTTTCGATGCGCACTTGGTGAAGCCGGTGCCTCACGAAGTACTCCTGCACGCGATCGAACGTCGACCGGAGCAAAGTCGCTCGTGA
- a CDS encoding sigma-54 interaction domain-containing protein, with amino-acid sequence MTVAVASQHVDVVLPAREFVDAPGRQQPEAFHGMYATSPVMRRCFSTVRRAGSNDITVLVTGESGTGKELVARALHEESARAKKPFIAINCSALPEQLVESELFGHVRGAFTGAVKDHTGYFEAAHGGTLFLDEIGDLSQAAQAKVLRALESGEISPVGGTRRIHVNVRVIAATNRPLEQMVAQQRFREDLMYRLKVVPLELPALRERVEDIAMLADLFLGRFSARHRLAPRTLSPEALAMVLAHRWPGNVRELRNAMEHALVMADGAFITPYDLPDGVRAGARGHSEPDNVGRTSSSAGRATVGRVMYPERRKMAAAV; translated from the coding sequence ATGACTGTCGCGGTCGCCTCCCAGCACGTCGACGTGGTTCTTCCCGCGCGTGAGTTCGTTGACGCGCCCGGTCGTCAGCAGCCGGAAGCATTTCACGGCATGTACGCCACCAGCCCCGTCATGCGTCGATGCTTCAGCACGGTACGCCGCGCCGGAAGCAACGACATCACGGTGCTGGTGACGGGCGAAAGTGGGACGGGAAAGGAGCTTGTCGCGCGCGCGTTGCACGAGGAAAGCGCGCGCGCGAAGAAGCCCTTCATCGCCATCAACTGTTCGGCGTTGCCGGAGCAGCTCGTGGAGAGTGAACTGTTCGGCCACGTGCGTGGCGCGTTCACGGGCGCGGTCAAAGATCACACCGGTTACTTCGAAGCGGCGCACGGCGGCACGCTCTTCCTCGACGAAATCGGCGACTTGAGTCAGGCGGCGCAGGCCAAAGTGCTCCGCGCTCTCGAGAGCGGCGAGATCTCACCCGTCGGCGGTACGCGGCGAATTCACGTCAACGTTCGTGTGATCGCGGCCACCAATCGCCCCCTCGAGCAAATGGTGGCGCAGCAGCGCTTCCGTGAAGACCTCATGTATCGGCTGAAGGTCGTTCCCTTGGAACTTCCCGCGCTGCGCGAACGGGTCGAGGACATCGCGATGCTGGCGGACCTCTTTCTTGGCCGCTTCAGTGCGCGTCACCGTCTTGCACCACGCACGCTCTCGCCGGAGGCGCTCGCCATGGTACTGGCGCACCGGTGGCCTGGCAACGTACGGGAACTCCGTAACGCGATGGAACATGCGCTCGTGATGGCCGATGGGGCGTTCATCACGCCGTACGATTTGCCGGACGGCGTACGGGCCGGCGCTCGTGGTCATTCTGAGCCGGACAACGTCGGTCGCACATCGTCCTCGGCTGGGCGCGCCACCGTTGGTCGCGTGATGTATCCGGAGCGGCGAAAGATGGCCGCGGCAGTCTAA
- a CDS encoding response regulator, which translates to MPTQTVHRGRTVMESGGMTSVEGGSPAVSKPIRLLLVDDHCIMREGLAALLSQKPGLEVVGQASNGEEALELFRTLQPDLAIVDLRMEPMDGAEITEAMREMNPNARVVLLTTYDTDDEVFRGLRAGAASYLLKDVGTAQLIDTIHAVHAGRKAISPEIAAKLADHVASDALTGRQQEVLLCVAQGKSNLEIANTLYISEGTVKAHVKAILKKLEARDRTQAITIAIRRGLVRTL; encoded by the coding sequence GTGCCGACGCAGACCGTTCACCGAGGACGTACCGTGATGGAGAGTGGGGGAATGACGAGCGTGGAGGGCGGCAGCCCGGCGGTAAGCAAGCCCATCCGCCTGTTGCTTGTCGACGACCACTGCATCATGCGCGAGGGTCTTGCTGCGCTGCTCAGTCAGAAGCCTGGGCTTGAGGTCGTCGGACAGGCCTCGAATGGGGAGGAGGCGCTCGAGCTCTTCCGTACGCTTCAGCCCGACCTCGCGATCGTCGATTTGCGTATGGAGCCAATGGATGGAGCCGAGATCACGGAGGCCATGCGTGAGATGAATCCCAATGCGCGCGTCGTCCTGCTGACGACGTATGACACCGACGACGAAGTGTTTCGTGGCCTGCGTGCGGGAGCCGCGAGCTACTTGCTCAAGGACGTTGGTACCGCGCAGCTCATCGACACCATTCACGCCGTCCACGCTGGCAGAAAGGCGATTTCACCTGAGATCGCGGCGAAGCTGGCGGATCATGTCGCCTCGGATGCGCTGACCGGACGCCAACAGGAAGTGCTGCTCTGTGTCGCGCAAGGTAAGTCGAATCTGGAGATCGCCAACACGCTTTATATCAGCGAGGGTACGGTCAAAGCACATGTGAAGGCGATACTGAAGAAGCTGGAGGCGCGCGATCGCACGCAGGCCATCACCATTGCGATCAGGCGCGGTCTCGTTCGCACGTTGTGA
- a CDS encoding PAS domain-containing protein yields the protein MGNTAPSHWRQHICDSECISPIWMSKASRCSGDIPQESQTRNGSRERIVIGAEHGSMNEALSAKSLRRMRAWWIDAATAAGAVAVATMVRFAVDPVLESNYPYLTYFGAVALVAWLGRTASAVLTLAVGAVLSTTLFAPQDASRWLGTGLFLMSASVIVAMSHALRRERVRCEDLLDQSVQREDEMRRLAVAETEQREKLSTTLASIGDAVVTTDAEGRVTLLNAVAEHLTGWTNAEAAGVPLSRVFQIVNEETRLPVESPAMRALNEGVVVGLANHTVLIAKDGTERPIDDSAAPIRGKDGAIVGCVLVFRDISERHAIEAARRDAQEQIAATLESVTDGFIRYDRAWRMVYVNAEAERINRLDRTQMLGGILWELFPAVVGTTLDRELRRAMEERVTVEFENRYEPWGRWYALKAYPMPDGGITTFIRDITEQKAQRDALEASETRFRELADAMPQIVYTNGADGRVDFANRQWLEYTGQADAQTADLSSVVHPDDLTDMLRHWDSAKSTGTALQAEFRLQRAADGEYRWFLTRSVPVRDASGQIVKWFGTSTDIHDQKRVEQQLAESEARYRAIGESIDFGVWVCDATGRNTYASESFLRMVGLTQQQCSDFGWGDVLHPDDAAETIAAWQTCVQTQGTWDRVHRFRGADGRWYSVLARGVPLRSADGDVLGWAGINLDVTRMLQTEHEVERLAAESEQQRRLYETVLTNTPDFVYVFSLDHKVVYANDALIQMWGRGREGAIGKTFLEIGYESWHADMHHREIDQVRATRQPIRGEVPFNGTHGRRQYEYIFVPVLDADGEVEAVAGTTRDITDRLQAEQRLRESEDRQTFLVNLADALRPLADPAAVQSEAARVLGERLGANRVAYFEIRGEHYVIERDYTADVATLAGTYPVSSFGPTLHDTLLTGHTVVETDATIAPGRSADERAAFAAIQVRGHVDVPLVKGGRFVAGMAVQMVEAREWTAQEVAIIEDTAERTWAAVERARVEVALRESEQRFRTLFSTMDEGFCVVEMVFDQDGRAIDYRIEVMNAAFEKHTGMSGLVGKSVREALPTLEEFWYETYGRVATTGIPAEFVHNAAPMDGRWFDVSAFRLGGPGSNKVAILFNDISRRKLAEAEREALVHQLKDRDKRKDEFLATLAHELRNPLAPLYNGLQVIRLAGAEGLVEQARSMMERQLTQMTRLVDDLLDVSRVTTGMLELRRERLELRTVIAAALETSRPLIDQGAHYLVVDLPDEPVFVDGDPVRLAQIVSNLLTNSAKYTNRGGHIRLSVARDNQMGIVSVADDGIGIPEDMLDAVFGMFTQVDRTLEKTTGGLGIGLALVKGLVEMHGGSIEARSAGEGHGSEFVVRLPLAKAASAETVPRREVAHMVDPRRILVVDDNVDSADSLGQVLRLMGHEVRTAYDGEEGIRAAEEFRPSVVLCDIAMPKVNGYDTARHIRAEPWGKHIVLVALSGWSQDNNLQRSATAGFDHHLVKPVEGDALNALLSGLISSAG from the coding sequence GTGGGAAACACAGCGCCGTCACACTGGCGGCAACATATTTGCGATTCCGAATGCATAAGTCCTATATGGATGTCCAAGGCGAGTCGCTGTTCGGGCGATATCCCTCAGGAAAGTCAAACGCGAAATGGGTCGAGGGAGCGCATAGTGATTGGCGCGGAGCACGGGTCGATGAACGAAGCATTATCAGCAAAATCACTGCGTCGGATGCGCGCCTGGTGGATCGACGCCGCGACCGCCGCGGGTGCTGTTGCTGTCGCTACCATGGTGCGATTCGCTGTCGATCCCGTCTTGGAAAGCAACTACCCGTACCTCACGTACTTTGGGGCCGTTGCGCTGGTTGCTTGGCTTGGACGCACGGCGTCCGCCGTGCTCACACTCGCTGTGGGTGCAGTACTCTCCACAACGCTATTCGCTCCGCAGGATGCCAGCAGGTGGCTGGGAACGGGGCTGTTTCTCATGTCGGCCTCCGTGATCGTGGCGATGAGTCACGCGCTGCGACGCGAACGCGTACGCTGCGAAGACCTGCTTGATCAATCCGTCCAACGCGAAGACGAGATGCGGCGACTCGCGGTGGCCGAGACGGAGCAGCGCGAGAAACTGAGCACCACGCTCGCCAGTATTGGCGATGCCGTCGTCACGACCGATGCCGAGGGCCGCGTCACGCTGCTGAACGCCGTCGCCGAGCACTTGACCGGTTGGACGAACGCGGAAGCCGCCGGCGTGCCGCTTTCGCGGGTCTTCCAGATCGTCAATGAGGAGACTCGTCTGCCGGTCGAAAGCCCGGCGATGAGAGCGCTGAATGAGGGGGTTGTTGTTGGCCTCGCGAATCACACGGTGTTGATCGCCAAGGATGGTACGGAGCGACCGATCGACGACAGCGCGGCACCGATCCGCGGTAAGGACGGCGCGATCGTTGGCTGCGTGCTGGTGTTCCGGGACATCTCCGAACGACACGCGATCGAGGCTGCGCGCCGCGACGCGCAGGAACAGATCGCGGCCACACTAGAAAGCGTAACCGATGGCTTCATTCGCTATGACCGCGCGTGGAGAATGGTATATGTCAACGCCGAGGCCGAACGCATCAACCGACTCGATCGTACGCAGATGCTTGGCGGCATACTCTGGGAGTTGTTCCCCGCAGTGGTCGGCACGACGTTGGACCGTGAGCTTCGGCGAGCCATGGAGGAGCGCGTCACCGTCGAATTCGAGAACCGCTACGAGCCGTGGGGACGGTGGTATGCGCTGAAAGCGTACCCGATGCCCGACGGCGGGATCACGACGTTCATTCGCGACATCACCGAGCAGAAGGCGCAGCGAGATGCGCTGGAGGCAAGCGAGACTCGATTTCGCGAACTCGCCGACGCCATGCCGCAGATCGTCTACACGAACGGCGCGGACGGACGGGTCGACTTCGCCAATCGCCAATGGCTGGAGTACACCGGACAAGCCGACGCGCAAACGGCGGATCTATCGTCCGTGGTGCATCCCGACGATCTGACCGACATGCTGCGGCACTGGGATTCGGCGAAGAGCACCGGAACGGCGCTGCAGGCGGAATTCCGGCTGCAGCGGGCGGCGGACGGTGAGTACCGCTGGTTTCTCACACGAAGCGTGCCGGTGCGCGATGCATCGGGTCAGATCGTCAAGTGGTTCGGTACGTCGACCGACATCCACGACCAGAAGCGCGTCGAGCAGCAACTCGCGGAGAGCGAGGCGCGCTACCGCGCCATCGGCGAGTCCATCGACTTCGGTGTGTGGGTGTGCGACGCCACCGGCCGGAACACGTATGCGAGCGAGTCGTTCCTTCGCATGGTCGGACTGACCCAGCAGCAGTGCTCCGACTTCGGCTGGGGAGACGTGTTGCACCCCGACGACGCCGCGGAGACCATTGCCGCGTGGCAGACGTGTGTGCAAACGCAGGGCACGTGGGACCGCGTGCACCGGTTCCGCGGCGCGGACGGCCGTTGGTATTCGGTGTTGGCCAGAGGCGTCCCCTTGAGGAGTGCAGACGGCGACGTGCTGGGTTGGGCCGGGATCAACCTCGACGTCACCCGCATGCTGCAAACCGAGCACGAGGTGGAGCGACTTGCCGCCGAGTCGGAACAGCAGCGCCGATTGTACGAGACCGTGCTCACGAACACGCCCGACTTCGTCTACGTGTTCAGTCTCGATCACAAGGTGGTCTATGCCAACGACGCCCTGATTCAGATGTGGGGGAGAGGGCGAGAGGGGGCGATCGGCAAGACCTTTCTCGAGATCGGGTACGAGTCATGGCACGCGGACATGCACCACCGCGAGATCGATCAGGTGCGCGCCACGCGACAGCCAATTCGCGGCGAGGTCCCGTTCAACGGAACGCACGGACGTCGGCAATACGAGTACATCTTCGTCCCCGTCCTCGATGCGGATGGCGAAGTGGAAGCGGTGGCGGGCACCACGCGCGACATTACCGATCGCTTGCAGGCGGAGCAACGGCTCAGGGAGAGCGAGGACCGGCAAACGTTCCTCGTGAATCTGGCCGACGCGCTGCGGCCATTGGCCGACCCCGCGGCCGTACAGTCAGAGGCCGCCAGAGTGCTGGGAGAGCGGCTGGGTGCGAACCGCGTGGCGTATTTCGAGATCCGCGGCGAGCACTACGTGATTGAGCGGGACTATACGGCCGATGTGGCGACACTTGCTGGTACCTATCCGGTATCGTCATTCGGCCCGACGCTGCACGACACCTTGCTGACAGGCCACACCGTCGTCGAGACGGACGCGACCATCGCGCCGGGGCGGTCGGCCGATGAGCGGGCCGCGTTCGCGGCGATACAGGTGCGAGGCCATGTGGACGTGCCGCTGGTCAAAGGCGGCCGGTTCGTGGCCGGGATGGCAGTTCAAATGGTGGAGGCGCGCGAGTGGACCGCGCAGGAGGTCGCCATCATCGAGGACACCGCCGAAAGGACGTGGGCTGCCGTCGAACGAGCACGGGTCGAAGTGGCGTTACGCGAGAGTGAGCAGCGATTCCGCACCCTGTTCAGCACGATGGACGAAGGATTCTGCGTCGTTGAGATGGTGTTTGATCAGGACGGCCGAGCGATCGATTACCGCATCGAGGTGATGAACGCGGCGTTCGAGAAGCACACCGGCATGAGCGGATTGGTGGGCAAGTCGGTGCGGGAAGCACTACCGACGCTCGAGGAGTTTTGGTACGAGACGTACGGAAGGGTGGCGACAACCGGCATTCCAGCCGAGTTCGTTCACAATGCAGCACCCATGGACGGCCGATGGTTCGACGTGTCCGCGTTCAGGCTTGGCGGGCCCGGGAGCAACAAGGTTGCTATCCTCTTCAACGACATCAGTCGCCGCAAGTTGGCGGAGGCCGAGCGTGAAGCGCTGGTGCATCAGCTGAAAGATCGGGACAAGCGGAAGGACGAGTTTCTGGCCACCTTGGCTCACGAACTCCGGAATCCACTGGCGCCGCTATACAATGGCCTGCAGGTGATCCGATTGGCGGGCGCTGAGGGTCTCGTCGAGCAGGCGCGTTCGATGATGGAGCGCCAGTTGACGCAAATGACCCGCCTGGTGGATGACCTGCTGGATGTGAGCCGAGTGACGACGGGGATGCTGGAACTCCGTCGTGAGCGGCTCGAGCTGCGGACCGTGATCGCTGCCGCTCTGGAGACGAGTCGGCCTCTCATAGACCAGGGAGCACACTATCTGGTCGTGGATCTGCCAGATGAGCCAGTGTTCGTGGACGGCGATCCCGTGCGCCTCGCGCAGATTGTGTCCAACCTGCTCACGAACTCCGCTAAATACACCAATCGCGGTGGGCACATCCGATTGTCCGTTGCGCGCGACAATCAGATGGGCATCGTATCCGTGGCGGACGACGGGATCGGTATTCCGGAGGATATGCTCGACGCCGTGTTTGGCATGTTCACGCAAGTCGATCGTACGCTCGAAAAGACGACCGGTGGGCTCGGTATCGGGTTGGCGTTGGTGAAGGGGTTGGTTGAAATGCATGGCGGCAGTATCGAAGCCCGAAGCGCGGGGGAAGGCCACGGCAGCGAGTTCGTGGTGCGCCTGCCCTTGGCCAAAGCGGCGTCGGCTGAAACGGTACCGCGGCGCGAGGTAGCGCACATGGTCGACCCTCGCCGAATCCTGGTCGTGGACGATAACGTCGACTCGGCCGACTCACTCGGACAAGTCCTCAGGCTGATGGGTCACGAGGTTCGTACCGCGTACGACGGGGAGGAGGGCATTCGGGCAGCTGAAGAGTTCCGACCCAGCGTCGTGCTGTGCGACATCGCGATGCCGAAGGTGAACGGATACGATACGGCCCGCCACATCCGCGCTGAGCCGTGGGGTAAACACATTGTGCTGGTCGCACTCAGCGGGTGGAGTCAGGATAACAACCTGCAGCGGAGCGCGACCGCCGGATTCGATCATCATCTGGTCAAGCCCGTCGAGGGCGACGCGCTCAATGCACTGTTGTCAGGGTTGATCTCGTCGGCTGGATGA
- a CDS encoding pyridoxamine 5'-phosphate oxidase family protein encodes MSDERQAMITQVADMMRDLDFCLMTTQDLHGALRSRPMSNNGEVEFDGDVWFFSGAATRKVADIEATPEVVLNYAQVEDFTFIAMSGTAHIVRDAAKKRELWQKELERWFTDGPDSDDVVLIKVTPTKVAYWMGDEDGELELA; translated from the coding sequence ATGAGCGACGAACGGCAGGCGATGATCACGCAGGTAGCCGACATGATGCGGGACCTCGACTTCTGCCTGATGACCACGCAGGACTTACACGGTGCCCTGCGCTCGCGTCCGATGTCGAACAACGGCGAGGTGGAGTTCGACGGCGACGTGTGGTTCTTCAGCGGGGCGGCGACGCGCAAAGTCGCCGACATCGAGGCGACACCCGAGGTGGTGCTGAACTACGCACAGGTGGAGGACTTCACCTTCATCGCGATGTCGGGCACGGCGCATATCGTACGCGACGCCGCGAAGAAGCGCGAGCTGTGGCAGAAGGAGCTCGAACGCTGGTTCACCGACGGACCCGACAGCGACGATGTGGTGCTGATCAAGGTGACGCCGACGAAGGTCGCGTACTGGATGGGCGACGAAGACGGCGAACTCGAGCTCGCCTGA